One window of the Triticum dicoccoides isolate Atlit2015 ecotype Zavitan chromosome 3B, WEW_v2.0, whole genome shotgun sequence genome contains the following:
- the LOC119278632 gene encoding uncharacterized protein LOC119278632, whose protein sequence is MASSEKRRASTSPSATALAPTTNPASSSPYFLPELIPLVASRLTTLDDFFALRAACRAYRDLLPPSPANLASQGPLLLFPRMASASGALFHVPLRRILRFRLPCTDLRSTEFHSFGCRVAIQDRRRELRIRHLLTGERARLPDPPEPCYSEEVVFSADLVVTCRQWGRVLYYCHIGDARWRAAPCDEGHQLYNMMFVKGTLYVLIYPHYRLAVVELDKNSVVLSFLGDKLSVPEVNIFPGPMLWLAECHGELLLIVEVQFLPCVYHVFYLQSGEGKWARTTSLGGCSLFFNLDKFAGYLGPDHPAVRRDCLYFTGCSGKWSEYSLADGSYHEFVIDHPGRTEDYGSPVWVLPSIC, encoded by the coding sequence ATGGCTTCGTCGGAGAAGCGCCGGGCGAGCACCTCGCCGTCGGCCACCGCCCTCGCTCCCACCACAAACCCCGCCTCTTCGTCGCCGTACTTCCTGCCGGAGTTGATCCCGTTGGTCGCGAGCCGGCTGACGACCCTCGACGACTTCTTCGCCCTCCGCGCCGCCTGCCGCGCCTACCGGGATCTCCTCCCGCCGTCGCCGGCCAACCTCGCCTCCCAGGGTCCGCTCCTTCTCTTCCCCCGCATGGCCTCTGCATCGGGGGCCCTCTTTCACGTCCCCCTCCGCCGCATCCTCCGCTTCCGCCTCCCCTGCACAGACCTCCGCTCCACCGAATTCCACTCCTTCGGCTGCCGTGTTGCCATCCAggaccgccgccgcgagctccgcatCCGGCACCTCCTCACAGGCGAGCGAGCCCGCCTGCCTGATCCCCCGGAACCGTGCTACTCTGAAGAAGTCGTCTTTTCTGCCGACCTCGTCGTCACCTGCAGGCAATGGGGCCGGGTCCTCTACTACTGCCACATTGGGGACGCTCGCTGGCGAGCAGCGCCGTGCGATGAAGGCCACCAGCTTTACAATATGATGTTCGTCAAGGGCACCCTCTATGTGCTGATTTACCCGCATTACCGCCTTGCTGTCGTCGAGCTTGACAAGAATTCAGTGGTATTGTCGTTTCTTGGAGATAAATTGAGTGTGCCAGAAGTTAACATTTTTCCAGGTCCAATGCTCTGGCTAGCAGAGTGTCATGGTGAGTTATTGCTCATTGTCGAGGTGCAGTTCCTTCCATGTGTGTACCATGTTTTCTATCTGCAATCCGGGGAGGGGAAGTGGGCGAGGACTACTAGCCTTGGTGGTTGCAGCTTGTTCTTTAATTTGGATAAGTTTGCCGGTTACCTTGGTCCAGATCATCCGGCAGTTCGGAGGGACTGCTTGTACTTCACTGGGTGCTCCGGGAAGTGGAGCGAGTATTCTTTGGCTGATGGGTCTTATCATGAATTCGTTATCGACCACCCAGGGCGAACTGAGGATTATGGATCTCCGGTTTGGGTCCTTCCAAGCATTTGCTGA